GGGCCTCGCCGTCACCGGCGGCGATCCGCTCCGCGACCGTCTCGGCGGCCACCTCGGCCGCGAGGCCGTGGATGTTCTCGCCGGCCTCGCGCGCCGCCTTCCTCACCTCAAGGGCGAGCCCCACGGACGTCTTGACGACGCCGCGCGTCAGCGGCCCGAGGAGGCGCTTGGCCAGCGGGCCGGCGATGAGGCCGATCAGGAAGGGCGGTACGACGGGCGGCACGATGCTTCATCCTCGCTACGCGTGAAAGGGACCCGGGCGCCGCGCACCGAAGCGGCAGCACACAGCCGGGCGGGTGGCATGAACCATCGTCAGAATTCCGATTCCTTTTTGGCGATCGAGAATTCCTGACCGACGAAGTCCGGCAACCCGCTCGTCCATCACCGTAGTGGAGCCGCGCCCGCCTGGACCAAATGGTCTCGGCAGCTTTCACTCGTGCGAGTGTTTCTTGATCGCCCGGAGAAACTCGGAGCGCCAGGGAGCGCGTTCGCCGAGCGAGCTACTTGATGATTTTCCTACAATTGGAGGGCCTTCCCATTCCCCCGCCCCGCCCACGCGGGGGCGGGGCGGACAGCCGGCCGCGGGCCCCGGGGCTCGGCCGGGCCGCGACCGCCGGGGCCGCGGCCCCGAAGCCGGCCGCGGGCCCCGGTCGGCTACACGGCCGCGGCGGCCGGCGGCCGGTCCGTCACTGCTTCTTCAGGAACGTCGACCAGTCCGGGGACTCGCCCGGGTCGAGGGCGCGCAGCTTCGCCAGGACCGCCGGGTCCTGGACGTCCAGCCAGTCGCACAGCTCCTTGAACGACACGCACTGCACGCCCTTGCGGTTGCAGACGTCCTTGACCACGTCCTCGACCGCCTGCATGTAGATCCCGCCGTTCCAGGTCTCGAAGTGGTTGCCGATGAAGAGCGGGGCCCTGCTGCCGTTGTAGGCGCGTTCGAAGCCGTTGAGGTACCCCTCCCGCGTGGTCTTCTCCCACTGCGCGTACTTGGCCGGGTCGCCCTCGGTGACGTCGGGGCCGGACTGGTTGTAGAGGAAGTTGAAGTCCATCGTCAGGGCCTGGAAGTCCTTGCCCGGATACGGCACCAGCTGGAGCGGGAAGTCCCACACCCCGTCCTTCTTGGCCGGCCACTGCTGGAAGTCGCCCGGGGAGCTGGCGTCGTAGCGCCAGCCGAGGGACTTCTCGGCGGGCAGCAGGTTCTTCTGCCCCTCCAGACACGGCGCGCGGCCGCCGACCAGCTCCTTGTCGTAGTCGAACGGCAGCGGCGGGATGTCCGTGAAGCCGGTGTTCGTCTTCCACTCGCGCACGAAGGACGTGGCCTGGGCGATCTCGCTCAGCCAGTCCTTCGTGGTCCAGTTGCCGCCCCCGCCGGGGTCGGGCGCGCAGAAGTGGCCGTTGAAGTGGGTGCCGATCTCGTCGCCGTCCTCCCAGGCCAGCCGCAGCTGCTGGAGCGTCCAGCGGATGTGCTGGTCGGTCGGGAAGTCGATCGCGGACGCGCCGGGCGAGTGCATCGGCGGCTTGTAGAGGGTCCGTTTCGCCTTCGGCAGCAGGTAGATGCCGCTGAGGAAGAACGTCATGTGCGCGTTGTTCTTCTCGGCCAACTCCCGGAACTGGGAGAAGAGGTGGTCGTTGTTCTCCAGTGCGCCGTCCCAGGAGAAGACCACGAACTGCGGCGGCTTCTCACCGGGCTTGAGCTTCTCCGGCTTCAACTGGTGTGGTTGCGGGCCGGTGTCGGAGGTCGAGCCGTCACCGATCACCTTGGTCCTGCCGTCCCACGTCGGCGAGGCGGTCGGTGTCGACGTGGGCCCGGGCGTGGACCCGGCGGTCCGCGCGCTCTCCGGGGCCGGGTCCTTCCCGGAGCCGGCCAGCCGCTCGGACGCCGCCGCGGCCCCGTTCCGCCCGCCGTGCGCGGACCCGGGCGCCACCGCGAACACGAGGGTGCCGAGCACCGCGACGGACAGCAGGCCGCACAGCGCGTACAGAACGGGGCGCGGACGACCGCGGGACAGTAACGCCGGTGTGCGAAGCCGCAGAGGGGGCATGGGTTCTTCTCCTGGCCGGGTGACGGTGGCAGGGGCTCACCCTGGAGCTCGCAGATGATGGTCTCTGGCTCGCTCCGTCACGGGACCGTAACAACGGACCACCTGGGGCGGCCCCGCCCGGTCGATTTCACGGGCCGTCAACTCCCTTGTCTTTCAACCTGTTTCAGGACTGTGACGCTCCCATCCCGGAGCCGCCCCACAACCTCCCTACCGTCGGGCAGCGGTCCTGGCGGTTCGAACGAGGAGCAGCGGATGTCCATACGGCGGGCCCGACGGGCGGCGGGCCGAATACGAGAAGCCGTGCGGGACGCGGGCCGGGCAGTCGTACGGGCAGCCGTACAGGCAGCCGGGCCGGCACTCGTACGGCGCGTCCGGCAGGGCGTCCAGCGGCTCCGGCAGGGCGTCGCGTGGGGCGCGGGACGGGCAGCCGTCCCGCGGACGCTCCCCCCGCTCCCCCCGCTCCCGTCGGGACCGTCGGGCCCGTCGCGCCCGCTGCCGCCCGCGCTTCGGATGCTGCGGATACTGCGCCCCCGCTACCCGCGCCCCGCCCGGACCGGGTTGCGGCGCTGGCTGCCGTCGCTGCGGCAGTCCCTGCTGCTGTGCGTGTGGACGGTGCTCGCCCTGGCCGGGCTGATCGGGTACGGCTACGAGCACACCGCGATACCCCGCGACCTCAACGCCTTCGCCACCCAGCAGGACAACGTCTACTACTGGGCCGACGGCACCGAGATGGCCCGCGTCGGCCCGGTGGACCGGCAGGTCATGCCGCTGGACCGGATACCGTCCGGCGTCCAGTGGGCGGTACTGGCGGCGGAGAACGCCGACTTCTACAGCGACCACGGCGTCTCCCCCCGGGGCATCGCCCGCGCCGTGACCACCATGGCCACCGGCGGCGACGTCCAGGGCGGCTCCACCATCACCCAGCAGTACGTGAAGAACGTCTACCTCAACCAGGCCCAGACGCTCTCCCGGAAGGTCGACGAGATCTTCATCGCGGTCAAGCTGGACGACAAGGTCAGCAAGCAGCAGATCCTGGAGGGCTACCTCAACACCAGCTGGTTCGGGCGCGGCGCCTACGGTGTCGAGCGCGCGGCCGAGATGTACTACGGCAAGGACGTCACGCAGCTCAACCCCAGCCAGGGCGCCTTCCTGGCCTCGCTGCTCAAGGGTTCCGGGCTCTACGACCCCTCGATCAGCCCGGCCAACCACCGCCGGGCGGTGGCCCGTTGGAACTGGGTACTGGACCGCATGGTCAAGATCGGCCGGCTGTCACCAGCCCAACGCGCCACGTACACAGTCTTCCCCGAGCCCAAGGCGCCGCCGCGGCCGGCCGGGCTGAGCGGCGAGACCGGCTACCTCGTGGACACCGCGCGCGCCTACGTCTCCGCGCACAGCGGCATCTCCGACGCGCGGTTCGCCCTCGGCGGCTACCAGATCCACACCACGTTCGAGAAGCCGCGGACCGACGCCCTGACCGCCGCCGTGAAGCAGCACCTGGCCGGCCTGCGGCCCACCACCCGTGCCGCCGACCGGGACGTCAGAGTCGGCGCCGCCTCGGTCGCCGCCGACGGCCGCATCCTCGCCCTGTACGGCGGCCCCGACTACGTCACCCAGGGCTTCGACGACGCCGACATCTCCATCGTCCCGGCCGGCACCGCCTACGCCCCGCTGGTGTACGCGGCGGCCCTGCGCGACGGCGTGGTGCGCACCCGCGACGCGCCCCTGGCCCAGGTCACCCCGGACTCCCTCTACGACGGCGACGACGACATACCCGTGCAGACTCCCGAGGGCCCGTACTGGAACCGGGACGGCAGGATCGTCAGGACCGCCAACGAGGGCAAGCGCTCCTACGGCATGATCCCGTTGCGGCAGGCGGTGGCGGACGGGGTCGACGGCCCGATCATGCAGCTGGGCATGGACGTCGGCCTCGACAAGGTGCGGAAGGCGTCCGTCGACGCCGGACTGCTCCCGGACAGCGGATTCGGCGAGCAGGTACCGGTGTTCTCCCTCGGTACGTCCACCCCGAGCCCGATCCGGATGGCCGACGCCTACGGGACGTTCGCGGCGGGCGGCACGCACACCGAGCCGTACTCGGTGGAGAGCGTCACCGTCGGCGGCAACCGGGTGTCCCTCCCCGCGCCCGCCGTCACCCACCCCTTCAGCGCGCACGTCGCCGCCGAGGTGACCGACGCGCTGCGCGACAGTGTCACCTCGGGCGCCGCCAGGAGCGCGGCGAAGGCCGGACAGGGCCTGGCCGGCACCCCGGGCACCGCCCCCGACAACACCTCCGCCTCCTTCGTCGGCTACGACTCCGACACGGCGACGGCCGTGACCCTCTTCCGCGTCGACCCGAAGTCACAGCAGCTGCTGCCACTGACGGGAACCGGCGGCCGCGCCAAGTCGAACCCCGGCAGCGACCTGCCCACCGCCATCTGGACCCAGTACATGACGGCCACCGCGGCCGGGTCCCCACCCCCGACCACCCGCGCCGCCCACTGATCCCGGCCGGTCGGCCAGGGGCGCCGCGGTCCGCCCGCCCCCGTACTCCGCGCGGGCGGGACGGGGACTGCGCTCGCGGATCGGGCGCCCGGGTACCTCGGACGAACCGTCGAGTTCGTAGGCCGTTCGAGTGAACGGCGGCTGCGGGACCTCTTCCTCCGAGCAGCAGAGAAAGGGCCGGGCGGCGGACTCGGCCCTTCGAGTGATCTCACCTTATGATCCCTTGCGTGTCGGGGACCTTGGGAACGTCATCGGGAGCTTCGTCAGCCGCTACGCATGAGCACCACTACGCTCACGCCGCCGAGCGGCACTACAGGGACGCCGTCTACCTCCACGGCGACGGTCGTCTGCCCAACGCCGACTACCACTTCGGCTTCGCGGTGGAGTGCGCGCTGAAAAGCCTGCTGCTCAGGTTCACGGCCGCCACCATGGCCCCCAAACGGGAGGGCGGACGCCCCGCGAAGGCTCCGTGGGTGCCGGATCCGGCCACGGGCAGGGTGAAACACGAGTACGGACACCTTCCGTGGCTTGCCGCCGACGTCGCCCTGCTGACCCACGGCCGGTCCGCGGCACGGTTGTCGGCCGTCCTCGCCACGCTCACCGCCTTCGAATCATGGACGGTCCATCAGCGGTATCTCGACGGCGCCGCTGTCTCCGAGGCCGACGTGTCGAAGCGGCGTACCGTGGCGCGAGAGATCCTCACCCTGCACGAGCAGGCCCTGATCACCGGAAGGCTCCAGTGAACCTGTCCCCCGTCCCGATCCGATTCGACGAGGCACGTCCCCGCGCACGGGCCATCGCCTACGACGCGGCCGCCGACGGCGTGGACGTGCTGCTCGTACGGGACGTGCTGGGCCGCTTCACGCTCGTCGTCGACGACCGCGCGTCCGGCGGCGTACTGGCCGACCGGGTCGTCGCGCTGAACGGACGCCTGGCGGCGGAACTTGAGCCGTACGCGGCAGAACGCCCCCTGCTGCTGGCTTCGGAGCTCTTCTCCGCCGACGACCTGCTCGGCTCCGAGCGCGCGCAGCCCGACCCTCTGCACCCGCGTGCCGAAGGGCACGGCGGCGTCCGGCTCCTGGACAACACCGTGGTCGGGGAGGACTGGGCCCAGGTGTCCACTCCGGCAGTCGAGAGCGACGGCTCCCGAACACACCGGACCGCCCTGTACGGCTTCAAGGGCGGTGTCGGGCGCACCACGGCGACCGCCCTCCTGGCACGGCATCTCGCCGACCAAGGCCACGTCGTCCTCGTCGTGGACCTCGACCTGGAGTCCCCGGGCGCCGGGCCGCTCCTGGCGTCGGGGGCTCTGCTGCCCCGCCATGGAATCGTCGACCAGCTCATCGAGTCCGCCCTGGACAACGCGGACGGCCTGGAAGTGGTGGCTCCGACCCGGTACATGCCACGCGCCGGTCGAGGCGAGCTGTGGGTGGCCCCGGCCCGCGGCCGAGGCTCCCAGGGCACGCCCTACTCCTACGTCGACAAGCTCAACCGGGTGTATGCCGACATCCCCGGCATGGATTTCGCCGACCGTCTCGCGGCCGCGGTCCGTGCCTGCGAGGACGCTGTGGCCCGCGAGGGTGAGAGCGGTCGGCGCCCCGACGTAGTCCTCCTCGACAGCCGGGCCGGCATCCACGACATCGCCGCTGTCGCCATCTCCCGATTGTGCGACCTCGCCCTGCTGTTCGGCGCGGACAACAGGCAGACCTGGGGCGGCTACGGCGACCTGTTCGCGGCCTGGCAGTCCTCCGGGCAGGCCGCGGCGATCCGGGAGAAGCTGCGCATGGTCGCCTCCATGGTTCCGGACTCTCCGCAGCGCCCCATGGGTGCTTATCTGGAGTCGTTCCGCGAGCACTCGTGGGAGTGCTTCTCCGTGCTCTACGACAACGACGAGCCGGAGCCGGAAACCGGGCTGCTGGTTCCCGGGGCCTTCTCCCCGTCTCTGGAGGACGACTCGGCCCCCCACCACCCGATTCCCATCCTCTTCGATCCCGGCCTGGTGGGTCTTGACGCGGACAGCGCACCCGGGTGGCAGGACCGCGCCTTCGTGCAAGCCGCGTACGGTGAGTTCCTGACCACCTCGACCCTCCTGATCACCGCCGACCCGCAGAGCGACGAAGGACCCTGATGACGACCGCACTGGGCGCCGAGGAGTACCGCGAGGTGCTCTCCGCGGCGCTGCCCGAGGCGACGGACGCGGACACGCTCCTTCCGAACGTGCACACCCTGTTCACCCCGGACAGCCACCGCGTGGCGCTCTACGTCGACAGCACCGTGGTGCGGGGCGGGCGGGGTGTGGGCAAGACCTTCTGGTACCGCTCCTTGCTCGACAAGACACTGCGGGAGGTCGCAGCCGAGGAATACGGCATCGAGCGGCTGCGTCGGCTCACCGTCTCTCCCGGCTACGGGGTCGCCGTCGAACCGGACCTGTATCCCGGCACGGGTGTGCTGCGGCAACTTGTGGATGACGGCGTGCGGCCGTACGACCTCTGGTACGCCGTGCTCCTGAGCGCTCTCGGCCAGCCTGAACTGCACGCCTTCCCGGAGTGGCGCGACCGCGTCACGTGGGTGCGCGCCAACCCGGGCGCGGCGGAACGGACAGTGCGGCACGCTGACCAGGAAGCGCAGCGGGACGGCACCACTCACCTGATCATCTTCGATGCCCTGGAGCACCTCCACCGGCTCCGCGCGCAGGCCGACCGCCTGGTGAGCGGCATCCTGGAACTGGCTCTCGCCATGCGCCTGGGTACCCGCAACATCCGCTGCAAGGTGTTCATCCGACCCGACATGTTCGACGGCGCGCTTCTCCACTTCCCCGACGCTTCCAAGCTCACGGCCAACGCCGCCAGCCTCACCTGGTCCAACACCAACCTGTACGGGCTTCTCTTCCACTACATGGGCAACCATGACGGTGAGCACGCGGAGCGCTTCCGCCGCCTCACCGGTGACTGGGAGGCCGACGCCTTCGGCAGCCGTCACATCCCACCCGCGTTGCTGAGGGGCGACGAACGGTCCCAGGCCGAGCAGTTCGCGTTGATCGCCGGGGCGTACATGGGCGCCAACTACCGCAAGGGCAACACGTACACCTGGCTGCCGAACCACCTGATGGACGGCGTCGAGCAGGTCAGCCCGCGCAGCTTCCTCAGCGCCCTGAACAAGGCTGTCACCGAGACCCGCGGCAGGTACGCGGGCCACGAGTACGCCCTTCATCACGAGGGCATCCGCCGGGGGGTGCAGACCGCCTCCGAGGCCCGGGTGCGCGAGGTCGGCGAGGACATGCCGTGGGTGCGCCTGGCCGTCGAGCCGCTGGCCGGCCGGCAGGTTCCCATCGAGCAGGACACCGTGACCGAGATGTGGAACGAGGCTCGTCTGGTCGACGTGCTGCATCGGGAGGCCGAGAGGTACGGGGCGGGTGGGGAAGAGGACACCCTGGTCCGTACGGGCCCGCGTTACCCGGACGATCCGGCCCGTCTGATCGAGGAACTGATCGCTCTGGGGGTGATGCGCCGCCGGCGGGACGGGCGCCTCGACCTGCCGGACGTGTACCGCATCGCCTTCAACATCGGCCGCAAGGGTGGCGTGCCGCGGGTCGTGGGGTAGCTCCGCCCAGCGGGTGCTGACGTCCCGGAGCGCGGGGTTGGCTCGGGCTCTCCGCTCGGCCCGGCGGCTACCCGACCCACCGGGCCTCCGAGCGGCGAGAGTGGGGGCATTATGGTGGTATGCCGGAATTGCCTGAAGTCGAAGCGCTGCGCGGGTTTCTCGCGGAACACCTGGTGGGGCGGGTGGTGGAGCGGGTGTACCCGGTGGCGGTCAGCGCGCTCAAGACGTACGACCCGGGAGTCTGGGCGCTGGAGGGCGGGACGGTCGACGCGGTGGAGCGGTACGGCAAGTTCCTGGGGCTGCGGGCCGAGGGGGCTGAGGGAGCCGGGGGGCTCTACCTGGTGATGCACCTGGCCCGGGCCGGGTGGGTGCGGTGGAACGAGAAGCTGCCCGACGCGCCGCCGCGCCCGGGCAAGGGCCCGCTGGCGCTGCGGTTGCGGCTGGCCGAGCCGCCGGGGACCGGGGTCGACGTCACCGAGGCCGGCACCCAGAAGCGGCTGGCCGTGTACGTGGTGCGGGACCCGGCCGAGGTACCCGGGGTGGCACGCCTCGGCCCCGACCCGCTCGCCGACGGCTTCACCCGGGAGTCCCTCGCGGAGCTGCTCGCGGGTGAGCGGCGCCAGGTCAAGGGCGTGCTGCGGGACCAGAGCGTGCTCGCCGGCATCGGGAACGCCTACTCCGACGAGATCCTGCACGCCGCCCGCATGTCGCCGTACAAGCTGGCCGCACGGCTGTCCGACGAGGAGGTGGCACGGCTGTACGAGGTGATCGGCACGACGCTCGGGGAGGCCGTCGAACGCTCCCGGGGGCTGCCGCTGCGCGATCTGAAGGCCGAGAAGAAGAGCGGGCTGCGGGTGCACGGCCGCAAGGGTGAGCCGTGCCCGGTGTGCGGCGACACGATCCGCGAGGTGTCGTTCAGTGACTCGGCTCTCGACTACTGCCCGACCTGCCAGACAGGCGGCAAGCCTCTGGCCGACCGCCGTATGTCCCGCCTCCTGAAGTAGCCCGCCGTCAGCGCGCCGTCAGCGCGCCTTGCGCCGACCGGGCACCGGCCGACGCGCTCCGGCTCCGTCGGCGCCGGCCCCGGGCCGGCTCCCGCGCGTCCCCGGGCTCCGCCCTGCTCAGCCGCGGCTGCCGGCTACGGCGATGGACGTGGGTCTGCGGGACGCACTCGGGAGCGAGGTGGGGCCGGGCACGCCGTCCGCTCCCGGAACAGCGACCGGAGCGGCGGACGGGGTGGAGGACGAGGTGGAGGACGAGGTGGCAGGCGGGGTGGAGGCCGTCGCGGCGGGTGCCCGGTGGCGCCCCGCGGCCGGCGGGACCGTGGCCTTCGGCACGGCCACGGGGGCCGCCGGGTCGTCGGCCCGTGCCTCCGCCGACCCGGCGGCCGAAGCGTCGGGGTCCGAGTCCGCCGCGCCGGAGGAGCCGCCGTGGCCTCCGGTGGTGGTCGGGGTGTCGCCGTGGCCGCCGGTGACCAGGGCACCGACGCCCGCGCTGACCCCCACGCCTGCCGCCAGCACCGCCACCGTGGCCATCAGGCGCGTCGCGCCCCGGCGGCCGCGCCCGACCGCGGGGAGAGCCGCGGCGGGGGCGGGCGCGGGGGCCGCCAGCTCGGCGTTGCGCCGGGTGACGGCCGCGCCCTCCCGGTCGGCGAGGCGGGTCCGCAGGTCCAGCGCACGGGCCAGCTCCGCCCGCGCCTCCTGGACGCGGCCCTCCAGCAGGTGGAGGGTGCCGAGCTGGTGGGCGGTGTAGGCGATCACGTCCGGCGCCCCGATGTGCGCCGCGGCCTCCGCGCCGGCTTCCAACGTCGAGCGCCAGGACCGCCAGTGCCCGTGCAGGCACAACGCGGGCTCCACCGCGGCGGCGAGCCGGTGGACGGCGGGCCAGTCGCCCTGGTGCACGGCCTGGCGGAGCAGCGCCGCCGCGACGCCCAGCGCCGGACGCACCTCGGCGTCGTCCGGGTCGCGGGTGCCGAACCAGGTGACGAGGGCCCGGTGGGCGAGGCGCGGGTCCACGGCGTCGGCGATCAGTCGCCGGGACGGTTCGGGGCTGCCTGAGCGCGGCCCCGCAAGATCACCTCGGCGCTCGGCGAGGCCCAGCCCGGCGAGCAGCGCCAGGTGCCGCGAGCCGTCGCCCGCCCCGGCCATCGCGGACAGCAGCCGCTCCGGCAGGTAGCAGCCCTCGGCCAGGGCGAGTACGGCCAGGACCCGGAGGGCGTCCGGGCCGAGACCCGAGATCGCCAGCTCCTCCAGCAACGCCCCTCCCGGCGTCCGCGATGCCTGGCCGCCCGGCGTCCGCGATGCCTGGCCGCGCTCCTCCGGTTCCGGCGGAACGCCCGGGCCGAAGCGGTCCGGAGAGCCGGGGTGGCCGCGTGTGCCGAAGGCGTCGCACGGGGCAGGGCCGTCCCCTGGAGTGGAGCTGTCCCACGGGCCGGACCCGTCGCACGGGCCGGAGTGGCCCGGCGAGCCGAGGTTGCCTGACGGACCGGGGTGGCCCGGCGGGTCCGGGTGGCCCGGCGGACCGAGGGTGGCGTTCCGCCCGGGCGCCTGCTGGGCGGGCGCCTGCTGGGCGGCGGTGGACAGGGCCGCGGCCAGTGCCGGCAGGTCGTACCGACGGAGGCGGACGAGCGCGGCGGCCTGCCGCAGCGCGAGCGGAGAGCCCTCCACCGCCGCCACCAGGTACTGGACGGCCGGCACCTCCCCCGGGTGGATGAGCCGGCCGGTGTCACGGGCGAGCAGGGCCATGGCGTCGGGCTCGGAAAGGCCGGCGAGCCGGTAGGAGTGGCCCATCGGGCCGACCACCGGCTCGCGGGCTCCGACCAGCACCGCGCACCCGGCGAGCGCCCGCCGCAGCTCGCCGATCTCGCCGGGGCTGTAGGAGACGTCGTCGAGCGCGATGACGGCCCGGACCTCCGACAGCACCCGGAAGCACTCCGGCGCCGGAATTCGGCCGCCGCCCGGGGGGCGACCGCGGAATTCCACGACGAGGTCCTGAAGGAAATCAGCGAACGGCGTCCCGCCCACGCGGATATATGCATCCGGCGCGACGGCCTGAAGCAGCGCGGTCTTTCCCGAACCCCTCTCCCCGGTGAATTCGATCATCGCGCGGGTACGGACCGCGCCGCGGATCGCCTGCAACTGCTCCTCCCGCCCCAGGAGTGTGCCGACCGTGCCGACCGGCAGCCGAGCTGACCGGGCACGGGCATGGCCGGTCACCCCGCCGCGCCCCTCCCGGCCACTCTCACCTGCACGGTGCCCCGCCCCTGAGCCCGCCGCTGCCGCCGTACCGGACGCCGCGGCGGCAGGCTCCAGCAGCAGCCCATGGCCGGCGGTGACCACCCCGCGGAAATCCCCGAACTCCGCCCCGCGCATCGCCTTGCCCCCTTTTCCGACTTTCCCGTTCCCCTGATCGCCCCGTCGAAAGGCACCCCCTCGCGCCTCACGACGACAACCGTAGGTGCTCCACGAGCATCGCGGGCCGGGTTGTCCACAGGCGCCCACGAAAGTCCGATTTCCAGCCCAACTCCTTCACCGGACCCGCCACAATCGCTTGCCGTCCCCGCTTGACCGGTTCACCGGCCGCAACAGTGCCCCCCAATCCTGGGCCCGATGGAACCGAGGCCCGCCGGAGATCGTCGTGTGGGAGTGACACCACCCGCGCCCGGCGGCGGACACACTCGCCGAACCCGTCGAGGACGGGGCGGGATCACCATCGCGGCGCAGGTGGGGCGGGGTCTCAGCGGATTGCCACCCGGCTCTCAGAGGAACCCCAGAAAGACTCTCTACTGTCGGCAGCATGACACAGGAGCATCCGTCGCCCGAAGGCGGCGTGGGCGGGGGGCGAGCGGACGTGCGGCAGGAGGACGGGCACGGCGGCGGGAGCACGGGCAAGATCCCGGGGCAGGTTGCCCGGCGGGGCCCGAAGGCCGGCGAAGAACCGGGGCCGGACGCGCCCCAGGGCTCCGACGAGCCCGGCGACTCGCACCGTTCCGACGGCTCCAAGGGCTCCGACGACTCCGAGAACTCCGAGGACTCCGACGTCCTCATAGCCGACGGCCCCCAGCACGCCGAGGCGACACCCGCGCCCGCCGGCTCCTCCACGGACGAGGCCGCTCCCGGGGACCCCGACACCTCGGCACAGGAAGCGCCCGAGCCCCCGGAACTCCGGGAAGCGCCGGCCGCGGACCCCGACGGCGAAACGGCCCCGGACGGCGTGAACGGCGCAGCCGGCGCGGACGAGAACCCCTCGGACGGTGACGGGCCCGACGGGCCGGACCAGGACGGGTCCGAGCCGGCGTCCGCCGAGGAAGCCGGCAAGGCAGGCGGCGCCGGCGCCGCGTCACCCGATGCCGCCGAGGACGGCGGCGCGGGCGCTGCGGACGACACAGACAGCCCCCCGGCGGCCGAACCGCCGACCGAACCGGCGGCCGACATGCCCCTCGGGGCTCCCGCCGAGCGCCTGCCGCGCCATTGGTGGTCGCGCCCCGCCGTGCTCTCCGCGACGGCGCTGACCGCGATGGCCGTCATCACCCTCGTCGCCGTGGTGCGTTCGCCCTCCGCGACAGCCGGTTCCAGCACCCAGGCGGAACGGGCGACGGGCTCGACGCCCACGACGTCCGCCCCCGGTGACACGCCCGGTACGACGCCCGGCGCCACGAGCACGACGACCGCGCCGACCGCGGCACCCTCGTCCCCGCAGGCCACGACCGCGGCCGGAGACGCGGCGTCGGCCGCCCTGAGCCCGGCCGACGCGGTCGCCCAGGCCGTGCGGGCGAGCGGCGTGACCGGCCGCCTGTCCGTGGCCGTCGTGGACGCCGACGGCGGTTCCACCGCCACCTGGAACAGCTCCTCGGACACCTCCTACGACACCGCCAGCATCGTCAAGGCGGACATCCTGGCGGCGCTGCTGCTGCGCGACCAGCACCAGGGCACCCAGATGACCTCGGCGCAGCGCTCGTCGGCCGTCAAGATGATCGAGAACAGCGACAACGACGCCGCCCTCGCCCTCTGGCAGACGATCGGACGCGCCTCCGGACTGGCCACGGCCAACTCCGAGTTGGGGCTGCACCACACCAAGGGCGGCGAGGGCGATCTCTGGGGGCTGACGCAGACCACGGCGAGCGACCAGATCGCCCTGCTGCGGGCGGTCTTCGACGACGGCTCCCCCCTGACGGCGGCCTCGCGCTCCTACCTGTCGGGGCTGATGCGGTCGGTGACCGACGGGCAGGACTGGGGAGTTCCCGCGGCCGACTCGGACGGCAGCGGCTACGCGGTCAAGAACGGCTGGCTGCCGCGCAGCGCGACCGGGCTGTGGGACATCAACAGCATCGGCGAGGTGGAACGCGACGGGCACCGGCTGCTGGTGAGCGTGCTCTCCGACGGTCAGAAGACCGAGCAGGGCGGCATCGACCAGGTCGCACGGATCGCCAAGGCGGCGGCGCAGGCGTACGTCGAGTCCGAGGGCTGACCGGCGGCCCGTGCCCGGCACCGCGCCGAACCGGACGCA
This portion of the Actinacidiphila yeochonensis CN732 genome encodes:
- a CDS encoding DUF5132 domain-containing protein — encoded protein: MPPVVPPFLIGLIAGPLAKRLLGPLTRGVVKTSVGLALEVRKAAREAGENIHGLAAEVAAETVAERIAAGDGEARTGAGRPAAGGGAPQGGRVETAARAEGEAARTPRIRLTADTAGAR
- a CDS encoding polysaccharide deacetylase family protein, which produces MPPLRLRTPALLSRGRPRPVLYALCGLLSVAVLGTLVFAVAPGSAHGGRNGAAAASERLAGSGKDPAPESARTAGSTPGPTSTPTASPTWDGRTKVIGDGSTSDTGPQPHQLKPEKLKPGEKPPQFVVFSWDGALENNDHLFSQFRELAEKNNAHMTFFLSGIYLLPKAKRTLYKPPMHSPGASAIDFPTDQHIRWTLQQLRLAWEDGDEIGTHFNGHFCAPDPGGGGNWTTKDWLSEIAQATSFVREWKTNTGFTDIPPLPFDYDKELVGGRAPCLEGQKNLLPAEKSLGWRYDASSPGDFQQWPAKKDGVWDFPLQLVPYPGKDFQALTMDFNFLYNQSGPDVTEGDPAKYAQWEKTTREGYLNGFERAYNGSRAPLFIGNHFETWNGGIYMQAVEDVVKDVCNRKGVQCVSFKELCDWLDVQDPAVLAKLRALDPGESPDWSTFLKKQ
- a CDS encoding transglycosylase domain-containing protein → MLRILRPRYPRPARTGLRRWLPSLRQSLLLCVWTVLALAGLIGYGYEHTAIPRDLNAFATQQDNVYYWADGTEMARVGPVDRQVMPLDRIPSGVQWAVLAAENADFYSDHGVSPRGIARAVTTMATGGDVQGGSTITQQYVKNVYLNQAQTLSRKVDEIFIAVKLDDKVSKQQILEGYLNTSWFGRGAYGVERAAEMYYGKDVTQLNPSQGAFLASLLKGSGLYDPSISPANHRRAVARWNWVLDRMVKIGRLSPAQRATYTVFPEPKAPPRPAGLSGETGYLVDTARAYVSAHSGISDARFALGGYQIHTTFEKPRTDALTAAVKQHLAGLRPTTRAADRDVRVGAASVAADGRILALYGGPDYVTQGFDDADISIVPAGTAYAPLVYAAALRDGVVRTRDAPLAQVTPDSLYDGDDDIPVQTPEGPYWNRDGRIVRTANEGKRSYGMIPLRQAVADGVDGPIMQLGMDVGLDKVRKASVDAGLLPDSGFGEQVPVFSLGTSTPSPIRMADAYGTFAAGGTHTEPYSVESVTVGGNRVSLPAPAVTHPFSAHVAAEVTDALRDSVTSGAARSAAKAGQGLAGTPGTAPDNTSASFVGYDSDTATAVTLFRVDPKSQQLLPLTGTGGRAKSNPGSDLPTAIWTQYMTATAAGSPPPTTRAAH
- a CDS encoding KGGVGR-motif variant AAA ATPase; translated protein: MNLSPVPIRFDEARPRARAIAYDAAADGVDVLLVRDVLGRFTLVVDDRASGGVLADRVVALNGRLAAELEPYAAERPLLLASELFSADDLLGSERAQPDPLHPRAEGHGGVRLLDNTVVGEDWAQVSTPAVESDGSRTHRTALYGFKGGVGRTTATALLARHLADQGHVVLVVDLDLESPGAGPLLASGALLPRHGIVDQLIESALDNADGLEVVAPTRYMPRAGRGELWVAPARGRGSQGTPYSYVDKLNRVYADIPGMDFADRLAAAVRACEDAVAREGESGRRPDVVLLDSRAGIHDIAAVAISRLCDLALLFGADNRQTWGGYGDLFAAWQSSGQAAAIREKLRMVASMVPDSPQRPMGAYLESFREHSWECFSVLYDNDEPEPETGLLVPGAFSPSLEDDSAPHHPIPILFDPGLVGLDADSAPGWQDRAFVQAAYGEFLTTSTLLITADPQSDEGP
- a CDS encoding Fpg/Nei family DNA glycosylase, which encodes MPELPEVEALRGFLAEHLVGRVVERVYPVAVSALKTYDPGVWALEGGTVDAVERYGKFLGLRAEGAEGAGGLYLVMHLARAGWVRWNEKLPDAPPRPGKGPLALRLRLAEPPGTGVDVTEAGTQKRLAVYVVRDPAEVPGVARLGPDPLADGFTRESLAELLAGERRQVKGVLRDQSVLAGIGNAYSDEILHAARMSPYKLAARLSDEEVARLYEVIGTTLGEAVERSRGLPLRDLKAEKKSGLRVHGRKGEPCPVCGDTIREVSFSDSALDYCPTCQTGGKPLADRRMSRLLK